The candidate division KSB1 bacterium genome segment GCACAAGCCCTTGCATGCCACTACGCTCACGAAGGGCGCTCAGAAGCTCGTTCACCACAACGGCGAGCTTCTCCGGACCAATTACTTGCACGTTGGAGACCCCTGCCTCGGCCTGAGCCAGCACACGGCCCTCTTCGTCCACCAAAAGCCCACGGGTCCGCGTTCCCCCACCATCAACTCCGACGACGTACCGCATCACGTTCCCTTTCTACGCATGCACGATTGTCCACAGGCGGCGAACGATAGCCGCCGCCAGCACTACCTTAGCCAACTCGCCGGGTAAGAAAATAAGCGCGCCAGACCAGAGTGCCACCCGCAGTGAAATGTCCCCACCTGCCACGACATTGAGGTTGACGTAGAGGTAGGTTACCCCAAGGAGGAGCACGATGAGGGTACCTACCCCATTGGCAACCAAAAGGCGCTTCCAGGATGGCGGGAGCAGCACGTCGCGCTGCCGGACAGGGCGCACAAGCCAGGACACCGCCGCGCTGGCCAGGGGAAAGCCCGCGATGTAACCGAA includes the following:
- a CDS encoding biotin transporter BioY — its product is MGERSEIRWIAPCALVSALTAVGAMLRVPMWPVPVTLQTLFVLLGGGILPPGYAAAAQGAYLACGLMGLPVFASGSGLGVVLRPTFGYIAGFPLASAAVSWLVRPVRQRDVLLPPSWKRLLVANGVGTLIVLLLGVTYLYVNLNVVAGGDISLRVALWSGALIFLPGELAKVVLAAAIVRRLWTIVHA